A window of Candidatus Reconcilbacillus cellulovorans genomic DNA:
CGGCGTGTCCCGGCCGACGCTCCGGTCGGATCTGGCGCTTTTGGTCATGCTCGGTTTGGCCGAAGCCAAGCCGAAAGTCGGCTATTTTCCCGGCAAGCGGCCCTATCCGGACCGCCGCGGCGTGCCCGATCCCGCGGACGTTCGCGTCGACGAAGTCATGGGGGTTCCGGCCGTCGTGCGGGAGACGGCGAGCGTCAACGACGCGGTCGTCGCTTTGTTTACGCAGGACGTCGGCAGCCTGACGGTCGTCGACGAGACGGGGGATCTGGCCGGCGTCGTATCCCGGAAAGACTTGCTCAAAGTGCTCGTCGGCGGCCCGCAGGGCGCACAGTTGCCGGTGTCCGTCGTCATGACGCGCCGGCCGCACGTCGTCGTCGCCCGGCCGGAGGAAAGGCTGCTCGACGCCGCGCGCAAGATGATCCTGCATCAGATCGACGGTATGCCGGTCGTCCGGCCGGCTTCCGGTGACGGCGAGAACGGGCGGCTGGAAGTGGTCGGGCGGGTGACGAAAACGACGGTGGTCAAAGTATTCGTCGAAACGATCGGCGCGCCCG
This region includes:
- a CDS encoding histidine kinase, with amino-acid sequence MRRHDRNHRAKEALSIELTPRQAELLRLIRQHAPITGEQLAEMVGVSRPTLRSDLALLVMLGLAEAKPKVGYFPGKRPYPDRRGVPDPADVRVDEVMGVPAVVRETASVNDAVVALFTQDVGSLTVVDETGDLAGVVSRKDLLKVLVGGPQGAQLPVSVVMTRRPHVVVARPEERLLDAARKMILHQIDGMPVVRPASGDGENGRLEVVGRVTKTTVVKVFVETIGAPGQEAP